A window from Sphingobacterium hotanense encodes these proteins:
- the purE gene encoding 5-(carboxyamino)imidazole ribonucleotide mutase, producing MSNPKIGIIMGSKSDLPVMQDAVEVLKYLGVDAEVTIVSAHRTPKRMFDYAEQAASRGLKVIIAGAGGAAHLPGMVASITHLPVIGVPVKSSNSIDGWDSVLSILQMPNGIPVATVALNAAKNAGILAAQILGTQDDTVAQALIKFKEELRDKVEETAREVEQLKF from the coding sequence ATGAGTAATCCAAAGATTGGAATTATCATGGGCAGCAAGTCGGACTTGCCTGTGATGCAAGATGCGGTTGAAGTATTAAAATATTTAGGAGTCGATGCTGAAGTAACGATTGTATCAGCACATCGTACGCCAAAGCGTATGTTTGATTATGCGGAACAAGCAGCTAGCAGAGGACTTAAAGTTATTATTGCCGGCGCTGGCGGTGCAGCACACTTACCAGGTATGGTTGCTTCGATCACGCACCTTCCAGTAATTGGTGTACCGGTAAAATCATCAAACTCTATTGATGGTTGGGACTCCGTATTGTCTATCCTTCAGATGCCGAATGGTATTCCTGTTGCGACAGTAGCTTTGAATGCCGCAAAGAATGCAGGTATCCTTGCAGCACAGATATTAGGAACGCAAGACGACACTGTAGCGCAGGCGCTCATTAAGTTTAAAGAAGAGTTGAGAGATAAGGTCGAAGAGACTGCGAGAGAAGTAGAACAATTAAAATTTTAA
- a CDS encoding NADH-quinone oxidoreductase subunit B, with protein MSLDQRLQQNNGVIIAKMDDLLNWARLSSMWPISFGIACCAIEMMGAMAATYDLDRLGVFPRPSPRQSDVMIIAGTVTFKMADRIKKLYEQMPDPKYVISMGSCSNCGGPYWQHGYHVVKGVDKIIPVDVYVQGCPPRPEALIGAFLELQKKIDEQSLLKGDIFPVAVEQ; from the coding sequence ATGAGTCTAGACCAGCGTCTGCAACAAAATAATGGCGTCATTATCGCTAAGATGGACGATCTATTGAATTGGGCCAGGTTGTCATCCATGTGGCCTATCAGTTTCGGTATTGCATGCTGTGCGATCGAAATGATGGGGGCTATGGCGGCTACATATGATTTAGACCGCTTAGGGGTTTTTCCACGCCCTTCGCCAAGACAGTCCGACGTGATGATTATTGCCGGAACGGTTACTTTCAAGATGGCAGATCGCATCAAGAAGCTTTATGAGCAGATGCCCGATCCAAAGTATGTGATTTCGATGGGTTCTTGCTCTAACTGTGGAGGACCTTATTGGCAACATGGTTATCATGTGGTTAAAGGTGTGGATAAGATTATTCCTGTTGATGTGTATGTGCAAGGCTGTCCGCCTAGACCGGAGGCTTTGATTGGAGCTTTCTTAGAATTACAAAAGAAAATTGATGAACAGTCTTTACTGAAAGGGGATATTTTTCCCGTTGCAGTAGAGCAATAG
- a CDS encoding 5-(carboxyamino)imidazole ribonucleotide synthase, with amino-acid sequence MAKDFYGDLRLGILGGGQLGRMLIQEAINFNVNIHVLDPDPNAPCKRLCNQFEVGSLGDYDTVYNFGKDLDMITIEIEKVNVDALEALESEGVIVYPQARVIRLIQDKGLQKQFFKQNDIPTSAFQFISNKDGLAQSHLPLPFIQKLRKDGYDGKGVKKINSSADFEAAFEEPSIVEELVDFEKEIAVIVARNDRGDISTFPMVEMEFNPQANLVEFLISPSTYSADVQEKAEQIAKKIANDLQIVGLLAVEMFLTKDGEILVNELAPRPHNSGHQTIEGNYVSQFGQHLRAIFNLPLANTEARGNAIMINLLGEEGYEGLAEYEGLEEALAIDGVYIHLYGKKYTKPFRKMGHVTIVHEDRATAIDNARKVQNLIKVIA; translated from the coding sequence ATGGCAAAAGATTTTTATGGGGATTTACGCTTAGGGATTCTAGGTGGCGGACAATTGGGCCGTATGTTGATCCAAGAAGCAATAAATTTTAATGTAAACATCCATGTGCTAGATCCAGATCCTAATGCACCATGTAAGCGCCTTTGTAACCAGTTTGAAGTTGGTTCGTTGGGAGACTATGATACCGTGTATAACTTCGGTAAGGATTTGGACATGATTACGATTGAGATCGAGAAAGTTAATGTTGATGCATTGGAAGCTCTGGAATCGGAAGGCGTCATTGTTTACCCGCAAGCGCGTGTAATTCGTTTGATCCAAGATAAAGGGCTTCAGAAACAATTCTTCAAACAGAATGATATTCCAACATCAGCATTTCAGTTTATATCGAATAAAGATGGCTTAGCGCAATCACATCTTCCGTTGCCTTTTATCCAAAAGCTTAGAAAAGATGGATATGATGGTAAAGGCGTAAAGAAAATCAATTCTTCAGCTGATTTTGAAGCGGCTTTTGAGGAACCAAGCATTGTAGAGGAGTTGGTTGACTTTGAAAAAGAAATTGCTGTGATTGTTGCTAGAAACGACCGTGGTGATATTTCGACCTTCCCAATGGTGGAGATGGAGTTCAATCCGCAAGCGAATCTTGTTGAGTTTTTGATATCTCCGTCGACTTATTCGGCAGATGTTCAAGAAAAGGCAGAGCAAATCGCGAAGAAAATTGCTAATGATTTACAGATTGTTGGTCTATTAGCTGTGGAGATGTTCTTGACGAAAGATGGCGAGATTCTCGTGAATGAGCTAGCGCCAAGACCGCACAACTCTGGACACCAAACCATTGAAGGAAACTACGTTTCCCAATTCGGTCAGCACTTGCGCGCGATCTTTAATCTTCCATTAGCCAATACAGAAGCTCGAGGAAATGCCATCATGATTAATCTTCTGGGAGAAGAAGGCTACGAGGGATTAGCAGAATATGAAGGGCTAGAAGAGGCATTGGCAATAGACGGTGTCTATATTCACTTATATGGTAAGAAATATACGAAACCGTTCCGTAAGATGGGACACGTTACGATTGTGCATGAAGACCGTGCAACAGCCATTGATAATGCGCGTAAAGTTCAGAATTTAATTAAAGTTATTGCTTAA